The following are from one region of the Methanomassiliicoccales archaeon LGM-DZ1 genome:
- a CDS encoding PD-(D/E)XK nuclease family protein, producing MRIAKSIDELWEEAKGFDCVLTTDAALATALNGRIAEPRIGRLAYTPKQVAAMTEHQTIGRPAMSDLEIIAQIRKDNDDLDFRTVYSEMTAIREIRRHTADVAKYLHSDRARRVWESYRLLPTKEKSMEAYSCDDNYFFKGKKVAVIGLDFFNDLDKHMLSGDFEEIDLFKDGDYEIDKIYSIGNDRQIADCIADIIKGCRPTDAAVVLNPSGTLADAVRAALYRNRIPFKNDLSVKDLAQVRDYIQFVTLALDFRTVRVKDVRDLFTSLHGISGTGGRHLTPYMDNFLLSRLTLSDPGQPGADVSDPRTKALIETMRGIRGLTFGEALSKAFDTPELRRRGASVEILLHDLGLYDEKITGALAEDLSYAVDNVEDLKHNEQIPDSEKQGVLLADCRNALYVDRPLVIFAGADRNWDVDESGKEYIDQETAADLQAERMAVLLQQGDARIIAVRPATGGEETCPCRHIADLMAAEGKSADTFGDICSELKTGSWHIDAPADRDRRKSLGSQDAPADRVKFSKTAYNRFAECRAAYLLGQFLDTEENDKLFFGTSMHEFAELYLLYPETVREKGTEYFLDRMSERYAGISSECLKRTDRDKMKFCMGNLMKFIDSFRPASVPRDGNPDRKYPNSLMEAEDLEEYSSCTETEMDCKDLPAFAKYDYQMDNLIIDYKTGQSHKPSEIVKGMTPGGLEGHAEFQPEIYLSVLSRSRGFEDASFKLFFMADNDIESTSPGFDVEQNVRTVKLSRRIRAEILTADDSPAKEYQKWVVNSWPEVSDILKRYFAGMDEEQAMKEMAIVTKKAPSTIEKFFKFCQGPALYSDRNGTVVIPADAMEEFCTKLEADSRNAGEIMDIPIVAAGPGKRDCGKCDYRSVCPADQSGEADTEEQA from the coding sequence ATGAGGATCGCCAAGAGCATCGATGAACTGTGGGAGGAGGCCAAAGGGTTCGACTGCGTCCTGACGACGGACGCCGCCCTGGCCACCGCCCTCAACGGGAGGATAGCCGAGCCGCGCATAGGCAGACTGGCCTACACGCCCAAGCAGGTGGCTGCCATGACCGAGCACCAGACCATCGGGCGGCCGGCCATGTCCGACCTCGAGATCATCGCCCAGATCAGGAAGGACAACGACGATCTCGATTTCCGCACGGTCTACAGCGAGATGACCGCCATACGCGAGATAAGGCGTCACACGGCGGACGTGGCCAAGTACCTGCACAGCGACCGCGCGAGGAGGGTGTGGGAGTCGTACAGGCTGCTGCCCACCAAAGAGAAGAGCATGGAGGCCTACAGCTGCGACGACAATTACTTCTTCAAGGGGAAGAAGGTCGCCGTCATCGGCCTCGACTTCTTCAACGACCTGGACAAGCACATGCTGTCCGGGGATTTCGAGGAGATCGACCTGTTCAAGGACGGGGATTACGAGATCGATAAGATCTACAGCATCGGCAACGACCGGCAGATCGCCGACTGCATCGCCGACATCATAAAGGGCTGCAGGCCCACGGACGCCGCCGTCGTCCTCAACCCCTCCGGAACGCTGGCAGATGCCGTCCGCGCCGCGCTCTACCGCAACAGGATCCCCTTCAAGAACGACCTCAGCGTCAAGGACCTGGCCCAGGTGAGGGACTATATACAGTTCGTCACCCTGGCGCTCGACTTCCGCACGGTCCGCGTGAAGGACGTGCGCGACCTCTTCACCTCCCTCCACGGCATAAGCGGCACAGGCGGCAGGCACCTGACCCCGTACATGGACAACTTCCTCCTCTCGCGCCTCACGCTTAGCGATCCGGGACAGCCCGGGGCCGATGTCTCCGACCCCCGCACGAAGGCCCTGATCGAGACCATGAGGGGGATCCGCGGCCTGACGTTCGGAGAGGCCCTGTCGAAAGCGTTCGATACTCCCGAGCTCAGGAGGAGAGGAGCTTCCGTGGAGATCCTCCTGCACGATCTGGGGCTGTACGATGAGAAGATCACCGGCGCGCTCGCCGAGGACCTCTCCTACGCCGTCGACAACGTGGAGGACCTGAAGCATAACGAGCAGATCCCCGACTCGGAGAAGCAGGGCGTCCTCCTGGCCGACTGCCGGAACGCCCTCTACGTCGACCGCCCGCTGGTCATATTCGCCGGGGCCGACCGCAACTGGGACGTCGACGAATCCGGGAAGGAGTACATCGACCAGGAGACGGCGGCGGACCTGCAGGCCGAGAGGATGGCCGTGCTGCTCCAGCAGGGCGATGCGCGCATCATCGCCGTGAGGCCGGCCACGGGCGGGGAGGAGACCTGCCCCTGCCGCCATATCGCCGACCTCATGGCCGCCGAGGGGAAGAGCGCCGACACCTTCGGGGACATCTGCTCGGAACTGAAAACGGGCAGCTGGCACATCGATGCTCCCGCCGACAGGGACCGCAGGAAGAGCCTGGGGTCCCAGGATGCCCCCGCAGACCGCGTGAAGTTCTCGAAGACTGCATACAACAGGTTCGCAGAATGCCGGGCCGCCTATCTGCTGGGGCAGTTCCTCGACACCGAGGAGAACGACAAGCTGTTCTTCGGCACCAGCATGCATGAGTTCGCCGAGCTCTACCTCCTCTATCCGGAGACGGTCAGAGAAAAGGGCACGGAATACTTTCTGGACAGGATGTCCGAGAGGTACGCGGGGATATCAAGCGAGTGCCTGAAGCGCACGGACCGCGACAAGATGAAGTTCTGCATGGGCAACCTGATGAAGTTCATCGACTCCTTCCGCCCCGCTTCGGTCCCCAGGGACGGGAACCCGGACAGGAAATACCCCAACAGCCTCATGGAGGCCGAGGACCTGGAGGAGTATTCCTCATGCACCGAGACCGAGATGGACTGCAAAGACCTGCCGGCCTTCGCCAAGTACGATTACCAGATGGACAACCTGATAATCGATTACAAGACGGGGCAATCGCATAAGCCGTCCGAGATCGTCAAAGGCATGACGCCCGGCGGTTTAGAGGGCCATGCCGAGTTCCAGCCCGAGATCTACCTGTCGGTGCTGAGCAGGAGCAGGGGGTTCGAAGACGCTTCGTTCAAGCTCTTCTTCATGGCCGACAACGACATCGAATCCACCTCGCCGGGGTTCGATGTGGAGCAGAACGTGAGGACGGTGAAGCTCTCCCGCCGCATCCGCGCCGAGATCCTGACCGCGGACGATTCTCCGGCCAAGGAATACCAGAAGTGGGTCGTCAACAGCTGGCCGGAGGTGTCCGACATCCTGAAGAGGTACTTCGCCGGCATGGACGAGGAACAGGCCATGAAGGAGATGGCTATAGTAACGAAGAAAGCGCCCAGCACGATAGAGAAGTTCTTCAAATTCTGCCAGGGCCCGGCCCTGTATTCCGACAGGAACGGCACTGTCGTCATCCCCGCCGACGCCATGGAGGAATTCTGCACCAAGCTGGAGGCCGACAGCAGGAACGCCGGGGAGATCATGGACATCCCCATCGTCGCCGCCGGGCCCGGGAAGAGGGACTGCGGCAAGTGCGATTACCGCAGCGTCTGCCCGGCCGACCAGAGCGGAGAGGCCGATACGGAGGAACAGGCATGA